A single window of Candidatus Falkowbacteria bacterium DNA harbors:
- a CDS encoding four helix bundle protein, producing the protein MGVSFKELRVWQKGNKLLLQIYELTADFPKEEKFSLTQQLRRAANSIIANIAECHGRFHFKDKIRVLYIARGELEETRSHLLVSFQLNYVSEEVYQELEKEYAGLLIGINEFILNYKKRIN; encoded by the coding sequence ATGGGAGTTTCATTTAAGGAGTTGCGTGTATGGCAAAAAGGTAATAAGCTTTTATTACAGATTTATGAACTTACAGCAGATTTCCCTAAAGAAGAAAAATTTTCTTTGACGCAACAATTAAGAAGAGCAGCAAATTCAATTATTGCAAATATTGCAGAATGTCATGGTAGATTTCATTTTAAAGATAAAATTCGAGTTTTATACATTGCAAGGGGAGAGCTGGAAGAGACACGAAGTCATTTGTTAGTTTCTTTTCAGTTGAATTATGTTTCAGAAGAAGTTTATCAAGAATTAGAAAAAGAATATGCAGGTTTGCTTATCGGGATCAATGAATTCATATTAAACTATAAAAAACGTATTAATTAG
- a CDS encoding adenine phosphoribosyltransferase: protein MDIKSKIREVPDWPIAGVNFKDITTLLEDGETFRYVIDKMIEPFKNEKIDKIVVLDARGFLLGTPMAYNLGVGVCLVRKKGKLPYKTVETSYMKEYGPDTVTMHEDTIKPGEKILIVDDLLATGGTLGASIELVEKLGGDIIGVSLIVDLPFLGGREKFEKYNLKHLVSYDSE from the coding sequence ATGGACATTAAATCTAAAATCCGCGAAGTTCCTGACTGGCCAATTGCTGGTGTTAATTTTAAAGACATAACCACTCTGCTTGAAGATGGCGAAACTTTTCGTTATGTGATTGATAAAATGATTGAGCCATTTAAAAATGAAAAGATTGATAAAATTGTGGTTCTTGATGCACGAGGATTTCTTTTGGGGACACCTATGGCTTATAATTTGGGCGTTGGCGTGTGTTTAGTTCGCAAGAAGGGTAAGTTGCCATACAAAACTGTTGAAACTTCTTACATGAAAGAATATGGCCCAGATACAGTGACAATGCATGAAGACACAATTAAACCTGGTGAAAAGATTCTAATCGTTGACGATTTATTAGCTACCGGAGGAACATTGGGCGCTTCAATTGAATTGGTTGAAAAATTAGGTGGTGATATTATCGGTGTAAGTTTAATTGTTGACCTTCCGTTTCTTGGTGGACGAGAAAAGTTTGAAAAATATAATTTAAAACATTTAGTTTCGTACGATTCAGAGTGA
- a CDS encoding metallophosphoesterase — translation MKLAIISDVGGNLVALQALFADLHKHKVNAILCLGNTIGYGPNPRECWELTMERRMVLTRGEMEHWLGQGIYPPNQTPQKYLFLEFTQKALIQKQLDQMSQMTKVKKIPLDNKKGTTGQSLLMGHSSLLANEVGQSVNTTGRIYTEFEILDKHFQEANILLLGNNTFPIFMSSRGRYVERTCDKFNQRHHLHSDHKYLINPGAIGRPMDGHVLNSREMMPFTYAILTIEDNDVSVVYYRVHYDPTEHLKAMTEKGFPPEFIRKFTG, via the coding sequence ATGAAACTGGCGATCATCTCTGATGTCGGTGGAAATCTTGTTGCCTTGCAAGCACTATTTGCAGACCTACACAAACATAAAGTTAATGCGATCTTGTGCCTGGGAAATACTATTGGTTATGGTCCAAACCCACGCGAGTGCTGGGAATTGACCATGGAACGAAGAATGGTTCTCACTCGCGGCGAAATGGAACATTGGCTTGGTCAAGGCATTTATCCACCAAATCAAACACCACAGAAATATCTTTTTCTGGAATTTACTCAAAAGGCCCTAATCCAAAAGCAACTGGATCAAATGTCTCAAATGACAAAAGTGAAAAAGATCCCCTTGGACAACAAAAAGGGTACGACTGGTCAATCGTTGCTAATGGGTCACTCAAGTTTACTTGCGAATGAAGTTGGTCAATCAGTAAATACCACCGGCCGTATCTATACGGAATTTGAAATTCTAGACAAGCACTTTCAAGAAGCTAATATTCTACTTCTTGGCAACAACACTTTTCCGATCTTTATGTCATCACGGGGTCGGTACGTTGAACGTACCTGCGATAAATTCAATCAACGTCACCATTTGCACAGTGATCATAAATATCTGATCAACCCTGGTGCAATTGGCCGTCCCATGGATGGACATGTGCTCAACAGTCGAGAGATGATGCCTTTCACCTACGCAATTCTGACAATTGAAGATAATGACGTCAGTGTTGTTTACTATCGCGTTCACTATGACCCGACTGAACACTTGAAGGCTATGACTGAAAAAGGTTTTCCGCCTGAGTTCATTCGTAAATTCACAGGTTAA
- a CDS encoding glycosyltransferase family 4 protein, producing the protein MKICLINNLYKPYARGGAEVVVEQTVLGLRRSGHSVVVITTHPNKEASFSEENSVKIYRFRPLNLFYYTDASKYNFVLRLIWQVINLYNFKASKVVKEILIREKPELVITHNLMGISFLLPKLIKKLEIKHFHVLHDVQLSVPSGLILHGKENSLMVKGPFANIYTSICRRLFASPDVVISPSKWLLHFYEKKSFFANSHKVVIRNPVDSVLKKKFERQKNSEYVFVGQLEKHKGIKWLVNFWQEKPQKGKLHIVGDGSLGKSDLKRGNVQLHGRLIKEQLEKVFAQASYLIVPSLCYENSPTVISIAYAYGLPVIVADVGGAGELVEPERTGWLFQAKDKSSLSQVLAKVDSVSEEEYIQMSERCLEKVKNYNLEEYIKKILSM; encoded by the coding sequence ATGAAAATCTGCTTAATCAACAATCTATATAAACCATACGCCAGAGGTGGAGCAGAGGTCGTGGTTGAGCAAACAGTGCTGGGCCTTCGACGTTCAGGGCACTCAGTTGTTGTAATTACAACTCACCCTAATAAAGAGGCTAGTTTTAGTGAGGAAAACTCAGTTAAGATTTATCGATTCAGACCCCTGAATCTTTTTTATTATACTGACGCGTCGAAATATAACTTTGTTTTGCGATTAATTTGGCAAGTAATTAATCTTTACAATTTCAAGGCCTCCAAAGTTGTTAAAGAAATATTGATTCGCGAAAAACCAGAATTGGTTATCACTCACAACTTAATGGGAATTAGTTTTCTGCTACCTAAGTTAATCAAAAAGTTGGAAATAAAGCATTTTCATGTTTTGCATGATGTTCAATTGTCAGTTCCTTCGGGTTTGATTTTGCATGGCAAAGAAAATAGTTTAATGGTAAAAGGACCCTTTGCTAATATATATACCAGTATTTGTCGTAGGTTATTTGCCAGCCCCGATGTTGTGATAAGCCCTTCAAAGTGGTTACTACACTTTTATGAAAAAAAGTCGTTTTTTGCTAATTCACATAAAGTGGTTATTCGAAATCCAGTAGATTCCGTTTTAAAGAAAAAGTTTGAGCGTCAAAAAAACTCAGAATATGTATTTGTCGGCCAATTGGAAAAACATAAAGGAATTAAATGGCTGGTAAATTTTTGGCAAGAAAAACCCCAGAAAGGTAAATTGCATATTGTTGGTGATGGAAGTTTGGGGAAGTCCGATTTAAAAAGAGGCAATGTTCAACTGCATGGTCGATTAATAAAGGAGCAGTTGGAAAAGGTCTTTGCTCAGGCATCATATTTAATTGTTCCGAGTCTTTGTTATGAGAATTCACCAACAGTTATTTCCATAGCCTATGCCTATGGCTTGCCAGTAATTGTGGCGGATGTTGGTGGGGCTGGAGAATTGGTTGAACCTGAGCGGACAGGTTGGCTTTTTCAAGCAAAAGATAAAAGCTCTTTGAGTCAGGTTTTGGCTAAGGTTGATTCAGTTTCCGAGGAGGAGTACATACAAATGTCTGAGCGTTGTTTAGAAAAAGTGAAGAATTATAATCTCGAAGAATATATCAAAAAGATTCTATCGATGTAG